In a genomic window of Akkermansia massiliensis:
- a CDS encoding glycoside hydrolase family 2 protein → MNIRIHSFNVSCAGLCCALGSFLAADAREVHSLNGSWDYSFNGGSSGKVAVPHTWNAEDAADGVKGQRGDAKSVNSDAYRRGSAVYSRTLPVAPRPGKRYFIRGGGASIVSEVSVNGKPAGRHEGAFTAFCYEITPLLKQGANTVSVLVDNTQREHIAPQRGDFSMFGGLYRPIELIETDGVCIDPLFYASPGVFITTKSLDKSKAEVEVKTLLNSDGKARDVDVAVEILDMKGRKVAGKTVKAAGEKKNLEVPVTLAIAKPVLWNGVRNPYLYQVKTSIRTADGQTDEIVQPLGLRTVSVDPGKGFVLNGKPMQVKGVSRHQDMKGKGWALSPEDEARDIRLIADMGADGLRTGHYPASSNVYDLCDKTGLVVWSEVPNVNLVRDTPEFRENNRLQAREMIYQHWNHPSICMWGIFNEIGHQPEASSKGVDMEAELTELNKFVKETDPSRMTVAASNQAGRKKLNNIPDHIAFNTYPGWYGGGPETMKGNLNGYIRDYGGKMGIAVSEYGHGASTGMHENPAKRPSPTGFWHPEEWQSQAHEINYKCIRERPEVWGSFVWNMFDFGSASRFEGESPGINDKGLVTYDRKTPKDAYFFYKANWSPQPTVYITSRRFAERTEKTVPVKVYSNAPAVKLAVNGKAVGSVKPDELKRAVWPEVTLKPGVNTITATASVGGKTYTDSCKWTLKPSGGEEGKKDSERYQDPSINKYK, encoded by the coding sequence ATGAACATCAGAATTCACTCTTTCAACGTATCGTGTGCCGGGCTGTGCTGCGCCCTGGGCTCCTTTCTGGCGGCTGATGCCCGTGAGGTCCATTCCCTGAACGGCTCCTGGGATTACAGCTTCAACGGAGGCTCTTCCGGGAAGGTGGCGGTTCCCCATACCTGGAATGCGGAGGATGCCGCGGACGGCGTGAAGGGGCAGCGCGGAGACGCCAAGTCCGTCAACAGCGACGCCTACCGGCGCGGCTCCGCCGTTTATTCCCGCACTCTTCCGGTGGCCCCCAGGCCGGGCAAGAGGTATTTCATCCGCGGCGGAGGCGCCAGCATCGTTTCCGAGGTTTCCGTCAACGGGAAGCCTGCCGGCAGGCATGAGGGGGCGTTTACCGCTTTCTGTTATGAAATCACTCCCCTCCTGAAACAAGGCGCCAACACGGTTTCCGTTCTGGTGGACAATACGCAGCGGGAACATATAGCGCCCCAGCGCGGGGATTTTTCCATGTTCGGCGGCCTGTACCGGCCCATTGAGCTGATTGAAACGGACGGCGTGTGCATTGACCCCCTCTTTTACGCCTCCCCCGGCGTCTTCATTACGACGAAGTCCCTGGATAAGTCCAAAGCGGAGGTGGAAGTGAAGACCCTGCTGAACTCGGACGGGAAGGCGCGGGACGTGGATGTAGCCGTGGAAATCCTGGACATGAAGGGCAGGAAGGTGGCCGGAAAGACGGTGAAAGCCGCCGGGGAAAAGAAGAACCTGGAGGTTCCCGTAACGCTGGCGATCGCCAAGCCCGTGCTCTGGAACGGAGTCAGGAATCCCTACCTCTACCAGGTGAAGACTTCCATCAGGACGGCGGACGGCCAGACGGACGAAATAGTGCAGCCTCTGGGCCTCCGGACCGTTTCCGTCGATCCCGGGAAGGGCTTTGTCCTGAACGGGAAGCCCATGCAGGTCAAGGGCGTCAGCCGCCACCAGGACATGAAGGGGAAGGGCTGGGCGCTTTCTCCGGAAGATGAGGCGCGGGACATCCGGCTGATTGCAGACATGGGAGCGGACGGCTTGAGAACGGGCCACTATCCCGCCTCCAGTAATGTTTACGACCTGTGCGACAAGACGGGGCTGGTCGTCTGGTCCGAGGTGCCCAACGTCAACCTGGTGCGTGATACGCCGGAGTTCCGGGAGAACAACCGCCTCCAGGCCCGGGAAATGATTTACCAGCACTGGAACCACCCCTCCATTTGCATGTGGGGCATTTTCAATGAAATCGGCCACCAGCCGGAGGCTTCCTCCAAAGGGGTGGACATGGAGGCTGAATTGACGGAACTGAACAAGTTCGTGAAGGAGACGGACCCCTCCCGCATGACAGTGGCGGCCAGCAACCAGGCGGGCCGCAAGAAGCTGAACAATATTCCGGACCACATCGCGTTCAATACGTATCCCGGCTGGTACGGGGGCGGCCCGGAAACCATGAAGGGGAACCTGAACGGCTACATCCGCGATTACGGCGGCAAAATGGGAATCGCCGTCAGCGAATACGGCCATGGCGCCAGCACGGGCATGCATGAGAATCCGGCCAAAAGGCCGTCCCCCACGGGGTTCTGGCATCCGGAGGAATGGCAGTCCCAGGCGCATGAGATCAATTACAAGTGCATCAGGGAGAGGCCGGAGGTGTGGGGCTCCTTTGTCTGGAACATGTTTGACTTCGGTTCCGCCTCCCGCTTTGAGGGGGAAAGCCCCGGCATCAATGACAAGGGGCTGGTGACCTATGACCGCAAGACGCCCAAGGACGCCTATTTCTTCTACAAGGCCAACTGGAGTCCCCAGCCGACTGTGTACATTACGTCCCGCAGGTTTGCGGAGCGCACGGAAAAGACGGTGCCCGTGAAGGTTTACAGCAATGCCCCTGCGGTGAAGCTGGCCGTCAACGGGAAGGCCGTGGGAAGCGTCAAGCCGGATGAATTGAAGCGCGCCGTCTGGCCTGAAGTGACTCTCAAGCCCGGTGTCAACACCATCACGGCCACGGCCTCCGTGGGCGGGAAAACGTACACGGATTCCTGCAAATGGACCTTGAAGCCTTCCGGGGGGGAGGAAGGAAAGAAGGATTCCGAGCGCTATCAGGACCCTTCCATCAACAAGTACAAGTAA